The following proteins are co-located in the Leptospira weilii genome:
- a CDS encoding alpha/beta hydrolase, which yields MTFHHKEFHILSSSDKSKLYCQSWTKPDSNRLVIFHHGFGEHSGRYENLLRYFVRSDINFYSFDMRGHGNSEGKRGHADSFDLYVRDLADFVSEVFKREEKERFFLLGHSLGGAVALRYSQEGINQDNILGLILGSPALMVKVDFKKKIKKFAAGFLSKISPSLIVDAELDFQYLSHDPDVIETYKQDPLVHGKVSLRMGSELLEIGSKLIKKANVLRCPVLILHGQEDGLVDVNGSTELYKNLIYRNKRIKIYPGLYHELMNEFPEHRDVVLNDIQTFLETIQREKVDSDPSLKIKKEIQTSQKKRNEKNAVSNL from the coding sequence ATGACCTTTCATCACAAAGAATTTCACATCTTATCCAGTTCCGATAAATCAAAATTGTACTGCCAATCCTGGACGAAGCCAGACTCCAATCGATTGGTGATTTTTCACCACGGCTTCGGAGAACATAGCGGGCGTTATGAAAACTTGCTTCGTTACTTTGTAAGAAGCGATATTAATTTCTATTCTTTCGATATGAGAGGTCACGGTAATTCGGAGGGAAAAAGGGGACATGCGGATTCTTTCGATTTATATGTGAGAGATTTGGCGGATTTCGTTTCCGAGGTTTTCAAAAGAGAGGAAAAGGAGCGTTTTTTTCTTTTGGGACATTCGCTCGGAGGAGCCGTTGCGCTTCGGTATTCTCAGGAGGGAATCAATCAGGATAATATTCTGGGTCTGATTTTAGGCTCTCCCGCGCTGATGGTGAAAGTGGATTTTAAAAAGAAGATTAAAAAATTCGCGGCTGGTTTTTTAAGTAAAATTTCTCCTTCCCTCATCGTGGACGCGGAATTGGATTTTCAATATCTTTCCCACGATCCAGACGTGATCGAGACCTACAAACAGGATCCCCTCGTTCATGGAAAGGTTTCCCTCAGGATGGGAAGCGAACTTTTGGAAATCGGGTCTAAACTGATCAAAAAAGCGAACGTGCTTCGATGTCCGGTTTTGATTCTTCACGGGCAGGAGGACGGGCTTGTGGACGTAAACGGTTCTACGGAACTTTATAAAAATCTAATTTATAGAAACAAAAGAATCAAAATTTATCCCGGACTTTATCACGAGCTGATGAACGAATTTCCGGAACACAGAGATGTAGTGTTGAACGATATCCAAACGTTTTTAGAGACCATTCAGAGAGAAAAGGTGGACTCCGATCCTTCCTTAAAGATAAAAAAGGAAATTCAGACTTCACAGAAAAAGAGAAACGAGAAAAACGCGGTTTCGAATCTTTAA
- a CDS encoding MFS transporter, producing the protein MEKRPLKKSTLRFFGLEELANHGWNSILAFWMIMGMAFFLFADQNLIAPNLKNIGASFGLNNQKDVDWYIGGIIPILFFILGGAVSVSMGYLSQKYSRKTLIIFSVFLGEIPCFLSGFATSYSEFVIYRTLTGFGLGGIFPLLFTVLGDYFSDKSRSTAAAYVSLSMGIGLGVGQLLGGVLGNADPINGWRTSFIYLSIPSFFFAIIYWIFCKEPIRGGGESEWYGIAEKFPEESFHLRWSDVRLLFRNKTNIGIFLQGIPGCVPWGVFFVFLVDYYETSYHLDKTTATMLLTYAAIGVFAGTFLGGVIGQKIYNYNKRYLPIFCMSSILIGVLPCIYLLKAENIANSGLFIVINIVTGFIISVTGPNVRATLMNVNIPKNRSSMFALYNLTDDLGKGLGPAMSAVILGLTPQDRSLGLSISVLFWIPCAFFWLIVLKNFEKDEKNVHDYLASEAEKIKGAT; encoded by the coding sequence ATGGAAAAAAGACCCTTAAAGAAAAGCACTCTTCGTTTTTTTGGATTGGAAGAATTGGCGAATCACGGATGGAACTCGATCTTAGCATTCTGGATGATTATGGGAATGGCTTTTTTTCTTTTCGCGGATCAGAATCTAATCGCGCCTAACTTAAAAAACATCGGAGCTTCTTTCGGTCTTAATAATCAGAAAGATGTAGATTGGTATATCGGAGGGATTATCCCGATTCTATTCTTCATCCTAGGCGGAGCCGTTTCCGTAAGCATGGGTTATTTATCCCAAAAATATTCACGAAAAACCCTTATCATCTTTTCCGTATTTTTAGGTGAAATTCCCTGCTTTCTTTCCGGATTCGCGACCAGCTATTCTGAATTCGTAATCTATAGAACTCTTACCGGATTCGGTCTTGGAGGAATATTTCCGCTTCTTTTTACGGTACTCGGAGATTATTTTTCGGACAAATCCAGATCCACAGCCGCCGCTTATGTTTCTCTTTCGATGGGAATCGGTCTCGGGGTAGGTCAACTTCTCGGAGGAGTTTTAGGAAACGCCGATCCGATCAACGGTTGGAGAACGAGTTTTATCTACCTTTCCATTCCTTCTTTCTTTTTCGCGATCATTTATTGGATCTTCTGTAAGGAACCGATCCGAGGCGGAGGGGAATCGGAATGGTATGGAATCGCGGAGAAATTCCCGGAAGAAAGTTTTCATCTTCGTTGGAGCGACGTTAGACTCCTTTTCAGAAACAAAACGAACATAGGAATTTTTCTTCAGGGAATTCCGGGTTGCGTTCCCTGGGGAGTTTTTTTCGTATTCTTGGTGGATTATTACGAAACTTCCTATCATCTAGACAAAACGACGGCTACGATGCTTCTCACTTATGCGGCGATCGGTGTGTTTGCCGGAACATTTTTAGGAGGAGTCATAGGACAAAAAATATACAACTATAACAAACGATATCTTCCCATTTTTTGCATGTCCAGCATATTGATCGGAGTTTTACCCTGTATCTATCTTTTAAAAGCGGAGAACATCGCAAATTCAGGGCTTTTTATCGTAATCAACATCGTCACGGGTTTTATCATATCCGTCACCGGACCGAACGTGAGAGCTACATTAATGAATGTGAATATTCCAAAAAACAGAAGTAGTATGTTCGCCCTCTATAATCTCACCGACGACTTAGGAAAGGGACTCGGACCGGCGATGAGCGCGGTGATTTTGGGTCTGACTCCGCAAGACCGTTCTTTAGGGCTTTCCATCTCTGTTCTTTTTTGGATTCCCTGCGCCTTTTTCTGGCTGATTGTATTGAAAAATTTTGAAAAGGACGAAAAAAACGTGCATGATTATCTGGCTTCTGAAGCCGAAAAAATCAAAGGGGCGACCTAA
- a CDS encoding IS5 family transposase (programmed frameshift) — MDKYYSEIPEGLWKQIAPLIPKEKSKPKGGRNRVPTRVVMAGIIYRMKTGCQWRAIPNDFGSGQTCHRRFQEWERAGVFKKIYKSILKYYDVKNKIAWDWASMDSAMVKAPKGGVLTGKNPTDRAKLGVKRHILTDGNGIPLAITLSGANVHDKRNVKDTLNSILVFSGRKRKKPKHLCLDKGYDFKDIEALIKRRNIRPHIRKKGEKPLIGKYKGKPKRWVVERTNSWHNRFRAILIRWERKAENYLASLYLASSIIVFNFFNR, encoded by the exons ATGGACAAATATTATTCAGAGATTCCCGAGGGACTTTGGAAACAAATAGCCCCTTTGATCCCAAAAGAGAAGTCAAAGCCGAAAGGTGGTCGCAATCGCGTTCCAACAAGAGTCGTAATGGCAGGTATCATCTATCGAATGAAAACAGGCTGTCAGTGGCGTGCAATTCCGAATGACTTTGGATCGGGTCAAACTTGTCACAGAAGATTTCAAGAATGGGAACGAGCGGGAGTATTCAAAAAGATTTATAAATCTATTTTAAAATATTATGATGTGAAGAATAAGATAGCTTGGGATTGGGCTTCGATGGATTCCGCAATGGTCAAGGCTCCCAAAGGGGGAGTTT TAACCGGGAAAAATCCTACAGACCGTGCCAAATTGGGAGTTAAACGGCATATTCTTACGGATGGAAACGGAATTCCATTGGCAATTACGTTGAGTGGAGCGAACGTTCATGATAAACGCAATGTAAAAGATACATTGAATTCCATCTTGGTTTTTTCCGGAAGAAAAAGAAAAAAACCAAAACACCTTTGTTTAGATAAAGGTTATGACTTCAAAGATATAGAAGCATTAATCAAAAGAAGAAACATTCGACCTCATATTCGGAAAAAAGGTGAAAAACCTCTTATTGGTAAATACAAAGGAAAACCTAAACGTTGGGTCGTTGAAAGAACAAATAGTTGGCATAATCGATTCAGAGCTATTTTGATTCGCTGGGAAAGAAAAGCAGAAAACTATCTGGCTTCTCTTTATCTTGCAAGCTCAATCATTGTTTTTAACTTTTTTAATAGGTAG
- a CDS encoding SiaB family protein kinase, with product MIENNSLELFKQYRNAYDYQFIVSFKGRLSQEVLTEFGSMIRTSLSTESKIKKIFAVFIELAQNMLHYSAERKVLEDGRESGVGIIMVDEKSIGYNISAGNLVLNEKIELLKSKCEKINSMSRDELKAYYQRQLRSNRPEESKGAGVGLIDIARKSDGPLSYDISPVDDKHSFFTLSVYFTKEN from the coding sequence ATGATAGAAAATAATTCCCTAGAATTGTTTAAACAATATAGAAATGCCTACGATTATCAATTCATTGTTTCCTTCAAAGGCCGTTTATCGCAAGAGGTTCTGACTGAATTCGGTTCGATGATCCGGACTTCCTTAAGTACTGAATCGAAAATTAAAAAAATCTTTGCAGTTTTCATCGAACTCGCTCAGAATATGTTACACTATTCCGCGGAAAGAAAAGTCCTCGAAGATGGAAGAGAAAGCGGTGTTGGCATCATTATGGTTGATGAAAAATCAATTGGCTATAATATTTCGGCCGGAAATCTTGTATTAAATGAAAAAATCGAATTACTAAAAAGTAAATGTGAAAAAATTAATTCTATGTCAAGGGATGAGTTAAAGGCTTATTACCAACGACAGTTGCGCTCAAACAGACCCGAAGAGAGTAAAGGTGCGGGTGTGGGTTTAATCGATATTGCAAGAAAGTCGGACGGACCTCTTTCCTACGATATCTCGCCGGTGGACGATAAACACTCGTTCTTCACACTTTCTGTATATTTTACAAAGGAAAATTAA
- the mtnC gene encoding acireductone synthase, with translation MDFEIYLFDIEGTTTPIEFVHKILFPYSIGKFETFFRSKSLEREWIEKLLEEGKRDSTYSGQLTDSPQHLSDYCKYLVSVDRKSGPLKEIQGRIWKHGYENGELKSSLFTDVPSFLKRIQSAKKKSAVYSSGSIQAQKLIFKYSDLGDLTGYFSAYFDTGIGGKRESASYSKIAEQLGIAPEKILFFTDIKEEADAARNAEFKTTLLERPGNYPQPKHSHPKISSFEDFNP, from the coding sequence TTGGACTTCGAAATCTATCTATTCGACATCGAGGGGACCACAACTCCCATCGAATTCGTTCATAAAATTCTCTTTCCGTATTCTATCGGGAAGTTCGAAACTTTTTTTCGATCGAAATCTCTTGAGAGAGAATGGATCGAGAAATTACTCGAAGAAGGAAAACGTGATTCCACGTATTCGGGACAGCTAACGGATTCTCCTCAACATTTGAGCGACTATTGCAAATATCTCGTTTCCGTAGACCGGAAGAGCGGGCCTCTCAAAGAAATTCAAGGAAGAATTTGGAAGCACGGTTACGAAAACGGGGAACTGAAAAGCTCCCTATTCACGGATGTTCCTTCGTTTTTAAAAAGAATTCAATCCGCCAAAAAGAAATCGGCCGTATATTCCTCCGGAAGCATTCAAGCTCAGAAATTAATTTTTAAATATTCGGACTTGGGGGATTTGACCGGATATTTTTCCGCTTACTTCGATACTGGAATTGGAGGGAAAAGGGAATCCGCGAGTTATTCAAAAATCGCGGAACAACTGGGAATCGCACCGGAAAAAATCTTATTTTTCACCGATATCAAGGAAGAAGCCGACGCCGCAAGAAACGCGGAATTTAAAACGACTTTACTAGAACGTCCCGGGAATTATCCACAACCGAAACATTCCCATCCTAAAATTTCTTCTTTCGAAGATTTCAATCCTTAA
- a CDS encoding tetratricopeptide repeat protein has product MEKSTDSYKVRPFRIFFSILLLTSSFGKADSRELVYAFREPGKPEKEKMILVGETVLYDKVKPIEEEGKNKYLNIGVDTRADLVTIKINFDPGLRVGQTLYLIEKDFDHKNYKNGNIVAQIEIKSIFQTSFIGKRARGIGNLGLVKDKNLMVAAPLVSEKIEPAIVERKKGDYHFSRNEIAESIRAYKHTISLDPSSPMGHFRLGLLYKKTGEAYISAGSEFSMAWKNRKRFANSQEELEFYTEYIDYLNRKYETEGFKNQSVLSKSMEVIQEAFKLTGSDPELLINSALTYYYLYREKSKSDKTQASANRKRSDAYFEISEKLVKDTNKLNPSDYRTYLLACKLYLDKIGELTSETGQSGLGESEEVEILKNKFADSLEKYKTFKPASIPGDPYVLKSIN; this is encoded by the coding sequence ATGGAAAAATCGACCGATTCTTATAAGGTGAGACCGTTTCGAATCTTTTTTTCAATCCTTCTTCTTACCTCATCCTTCGGGAAAGCAGACTCAAGAGAACTCGTCTACGCCTTCCGAGAACCGGGCAAACCTGAAAAAGAAAAGATGATTCTCGTGGGCGAGACCGTACTTTATGATAAAGTGAAACCGATCGAAGAAGAAGGAAAAAACAAATACCTCAACATCGGAGTCGATACGAGAGCCGACTTGGTTACGATCAAAATCAATTTCGATCCCGGACTTAGAGTCGGACAAACCTTATATCTTATTGAAAAAGATTTTGATCATAAAAATTACAAAAACGGAAACATCGTCGCGCAGATCGAGATCAAGTCTATCTTTCAAACTTCTTTTATCGGTAAAAGAGCGAGGGGGATCGGAAATCTCGGGCTCGTAAAAGATAAAAATCTCATGGTAGCGGCTCCTTTGGTTTCGGAAAAAATAGAACCAGCGATCGTCGAAAGAAAAAAAGGAGACTACCATTTTTCCAGAAACGAAATCGCGGAATCGATCCGCGCCTACAAACATACGATCAGCTTGGACCCTTCCTCGCCGATGGGCCATTTCCGTTTAGGGCTTCTCTATAAAAAAACGGGGGAAGCGTATATATCGGCCGGATCGGAATTTTCGATGGCTTGGAAAAATCGGAAACGATTCGCGAACTCGCAGGAAGAACTCGAATTTTATACGGAATACATAGACTACCTCAACCGTAAATACGAAACGGAAGGCTTTAAGAATCAGTCCGTTCTTTCCAAATCGATGGAGGTCATTCAGGAAGCATTCAAACTGACCGGATCGGATCCAGAACTTCTCATTAATTCCGCTTTAACCTACTATTATCTCTATAGGGAAAAATCCAAATCCGACAAAACTCAGGCTTCCGCAAATCGAAAAAGATCGGACGCATATTTCGAAATTTCCGAAAAACTTGTTAAGGATACGAATAAACTCAACCCCTCCGATTATAGAACATATCTTTTAGCGTGTAAACTTTATCTGGATAAGATCGGCGAATTGACTTCCGAAACGGGCCAAAGCGGTTTGGGGGAATCAGAAGAAGTCGAAATTCTGAAGAATAAGTTCGCGGATTCTTTAGAAAAATATAAAACTTTCAAACCCGCTTCCATTCCGGGAGATCCGTACGTTTTGAAATCCATAAATTAA
- a CDS encoding VOC family protein codes for MRPFKILGIQQIAVGGEDKKKLETFWVDILGLEKTGTFKSEKENVDEDILRMGKGAYAVEVDIMQPIDSNKSPKVHEPKLNHIGLWVDDIYKAVEWLTAKGVRFTPGGIRKGAAGYDVCFIHPKGNEEFPYSSEGVLVELVQAPTDVIKALG; via the coding sequence ATGAGACCTTTTAAGATATTGGGAATCCAACAAATTGCAGTGGGTGGAGAAGACAAAAAGAAACTCGAAACTTTTTGGGTGGATATCCTCGGACTTGAAAAAACAGGAACGTTTAAAAGCGAAAAAGAAAACGTAGACGAAGATATACTCAGAATGGGCAAGGGGGCTTACGCGGTCGAAGTCGACATTATGCAACCGATTGACTCAAATAAAAGTCCTAAGGTGCACGAACCGAAACTCAATCATATCGGACTTTGGGTGGACGATATTTATAAGGCCGTAGAATGGCTGACCGCAAAAGGGGTTCGTTTTACACCGGGCGGAATCCGTAAAGGCGCCGCGGGATATGACGTATGTTTTATTCATCCGAAAGGAAACGAAGAATTTCCATACTCGTCTGAAGGCGTTCTTGTGGAACTCGTGCAGGCTCCTACAGACGTAATTAAGGCCCTCGGCTGA
- a CDS encoding adenylate/guanylate cyclase domain-containing protein, whose amino-acid sequence MEPKDFNSFFENEFQLLSEVNEILDKKEPLDQEALLKELKKIREAYESLLKQSSKLMKIGDSTQNRLIKTQTELQDSNQRLASSYQNLKQLSEIGQMITASLEPKIILTSVYENTKSMLSIDILAFGIIEEGKNEIKYKFNLIEGRYTPAPSVDSLTEDNPSSFCYHNNQELITNDLEKDFPRYISTIQKHFGEKISSMVYLPLKVEERFIGILTIQSYNKNEFNENKLNILRTLANYVAIGVDNADAYKTLSKRNRELKDSLEEINMLNKGLEKERQKSESLLLNILPKSTAERLKAGESVIADYIKKSTVLFADIVGFSKLSTQIPTPNQLVEILNQIFTCFDDIASKYQLEKIKTIGDCYMMAGGIPIPTEDHAEKIALAAIDMIQGLKNLQKSWKYEFNIRIGIHTGDVVAGVIGKNKFVYDLWGDSVNTASRMESHGEPGKIHCSQTVYDSLKDLFAFEDRGIIEVKGKGPMRTFFLLGKK is encoded by the coding sequence ATGGAACCGAAAGACTTCAATTCTTTTTTTGAAAACGAATTTCAATTATTAAGCGAAGTCAACGAAATCTTAGATAAAAAAGAACCCCTCGATCAGGAAGCTCTTTTAAAAGAGCTGAAAAAAATCAGAGAGGCTTACGAATCTCTTTTAAAGCAGTCTTCCAAACTCATGAAGATCGGAGATTCCACTCAGAATCGTCTGATTAAAACTCAAACGGAACTGCAGGATTCCAATCAAAGACTCGCGTCTTCCTATCAGAACCTAAAACAGCTGAGCGAAATCGGCCAAATGATCACAGCCAGTCTGGAACCCAAGATCATCCTGACTTCCGTATATGAAAACACGAAGTCCATGCTCTCCATAGATATTCTCGCGTTCGGAATCATCGAAGAAGGCAAAAACGAAATCAAATATAAATTCAATTTGATCGAAGGGCGTTACACTCCCGCGCCTTCGGTGGATTCTCTTACCGAAGACAACCCTTCTTCTTTTTGTTATCATAACAATCAAGAATTGATTACGAACGATCTCGAAAAGGATTTTCCTCGGTACATTTCCACCATTCAGAAACATTTCGGAGAAAAAATAAGTTCGATGGTTTATCTTCCTTTGAAAGTAGAGGAAAGATTCATCGGAATTCTTACGATCCAGAGCTACAATAAAAACGAATTCAACGAAAACAAACTCAATATTTTAAGAACTCTCGCCAATTACGTCGCGATCGGAGTGGATAACGCGGACGCATACAAGACCCTTTCCAAAAGGAACCGCGAACTCAAGGATTCTTTAGAAGAAATTAATATGTTAAACAAAGGTTTGGAGAAGGAAAGACAAAAGTCGGAAAGTCTTTTGTTAAACATCCTTCCCAAATCAACCGCGGAAAGATTAAAAGCGGGAGAGAGCGTAATCGCAGATTATATTAAGAAATCCACGGTTCTGTTTGCGGATATAGTCGGTTTTTCAAAACTCTCCACACAAATCCCGACCCCAAACCAGCTGGTCGAAATTCTGAATCAGATCTTCACTTGTTTCGACGACATTGCAAGCAAATACCAACTCGAAAAAATCAAAACAATCGGGGATTGTTATATGATGGCGGGCGGGATTCCAATTCCAACCGAGGATCACGCGGAAAAAATCGCGTTAGCCGCAATCGATATGATTCAGGGGCTTAAAAATCTTCAAAAATCTTGGAAATACGAGTTCAATATTAGAATCGGTATACATACAGGAGACGTGGTCGCCGGGGTAATCGGTAAAAATAAATTCGTTTACGATCTTTGGGGCGATTCCGTAAACACTGCCTCTAGAATGGAATCTCACGGAGAACCCGGAAAAATACACTGCTCTCAAACGGTTTACGATTCTCTTAAGGACTTATTCGCATTTGAAGATAGGGGTATCATCGAAGTCAAGGGTAAAGGCCCGATGAGAACTTTTTTTCTTCTAGGTAAAAAGTAA
- a CDS encoding endonuclease/exonuclease/phosphatase family protein, with amino-acid sequence MGWLKKIAAIFGILFGSFLILIYSITYHPDQAEPANILCNENAPILKADSKIKLLVWNVQYLAGKKRVFWYDLPEGDGPDVGPSREEIEETLKKVTDYIRSENPDVILLQELHDGSKNTFEEDQLERVLSRIGPAYMCRSEAFYWKSFFVPHPKIWGSVGMKLATVSKYKISDGIRHSLPPMPADPISTQFNLKRAILQNDLPIEGGDKFTVLNTHLDAFSQGTDTMRRQVETITGLLKELDLAGHYWVLGGDFNLLPPGFDRKLMHPNGAFFYSDEQEIKPLFDRWNSAVPFNILNGAEKEKYYTYYSNDPAIGKPDRTIDYIFYSSNLKQTGYKVDQGDILWTVSDHFPQIGIYQTLRKE; translated from the coding sequence ATGGGTTGGTTGAAAAAAATCGCGGCTATATTCGGAATTCTTTTCGGTTCCTTTTTGATTTTGATCTATTCGATCACGTATCATCCGGATCAGGCGGAGCCCGCGAATATTCTTTGTAACGAGAACGCTCCGATCTTGAAAGCGGATTCTAAGATCAAACTTTTGGTCTGGAACGTGCAATATCTTGCCGGAAAAAAAAGAGTTTTCTGGTACGATCTACCCGAAGGAGACGGACCGGACGTTGGTCCTTCCCGAGAGGAGATCGAAGAAACTCTTAAAAAAGTAACCGACTATATTCGTTCGGAAAATCCGGATGTGATCCTTTTACAGGAACTTCATGACGGATCTAAAAATACGTTCGAAGAGGATCAACTGGAAAGAGTTCTTTCTCGGATCGGGCCTGCCTATATGTGCAGAAGCGAAGCTTTTTACTGGAAATCTTTTTTCGTTCCACATCCTAAAATTTGGGGCAGTGTGGGGATGAAACTTGCGACGGTGAGTAAATATAAAATTTCCGACGGAATCCGACATTCTTTACCGCCTATGCCCGCAGATCCGATCTCTACCCAATTCAATTTGAAAAGAGCAATTCTTCAAAACGACTTACCGATTGAAGGCGGGGATAAGTTTACCGTGTTGAACACGCACCTCGACGCATTTTCCCAAGGAACGGATACGATGCGCAGACAGGTGGAGACGATTACCGGCCTTTTGAAAGAGCTGGATCTTGCAGGACATTACTGGGTATTGGGAGGGGATTTTAATTTACTTCCTCCCGGGTTCGATCGGAAACTTATGCATCCTAACGGCGCTTTCTTTTATTCGGATGAACAGGAAATCAAACCTCTTTTTGATCGATGGAATTCCGCTGTTCCATTCAATATTTTGAATGGAGCTGAAAAAGAAAAATACTATACGTATTATTCGAACGATCCGGCGATTGGAAAACCGGATCGGACGATCGATTATATCTTTTATTCTTCCAACTTAAAACAAACAGGATATAAAGTGGATCAGGGAGATATACTTTGGACCGTTTCGGATCATTTTCCCCAAATCGGAATATATCAAACACTCCGTAAAGAATGA
- a CDS encoding DUF1987 domain-containing protein — MESLHIQQTKTSPEVILDTEQGLVEIIGESYPENAIAFYKPVFDWLNAMMNSKSQVQVKFQLDYFNTSSSKVIMDILDSLQKYHDQNGKVKVLWLYKEDDDDMQETGEEFSSDLSLPFELKSYK; from the coding sequence ATGGAATCACTGCATATTCAGCAGACCAAAACCTCTCCGGAAGTCATCTTAGACACGGAACAGGGTTTGGTCGAAATTATCGGAGAATCTTATCCTGAGAATGCGATCGCATTTTACAAACCCGTATTCGATTGGTTAAACGCGATGATGAATTCAAAATCGCAGGTTCAAGTAAAATTTCAGTTAGACTATTTCAATACGAGTTCGTCTAAAGTGATCATGGATATTCTAGATTCTCTCCAAAAATACCACGACCAAAACGGCAAGGTAAAAGTACTCTGGTTATACAAAGAGGACGACGACGATATGCAAGAGACAGGAGAAGAATTTTCATCCGACCTTTCCCTTCCATTCGAACTTAAATCCTATAAGTAA